The Mycolicibacterium aichiense region ACAACGTCGTGACGTGGGACCCCCGCGGTGAATACAGTTCGGGCGGCCAGCTGCAGATCGACTCGCCGGACTACGAGGCCCGCGACGTATCGGCGATCATCAGCTGGGTCGCCAGTCAGCCGGAGGTCAAGCTGGACGGCCAACCGTCCGACCTCGACCCCCGCATGGGTATGGTCGGCGCGTCCTACGGCGGTGGCATCCAATTGGTCACGGCGGCAACCGATCACCGCGTCGACGCGATCGTGCCGACCATCGCCTGGAACAGCCTGACCAGCTCGCTCTACAAGGCTCAGTCGTTCAAGAGCGGCTGGGGAACGTTGCTGTCGACCGTGCTGGTCCTCACGCTGGCCCGCACCAATCCGAAGATCATTCCCGCCACCATCTACGGCGATCTGACCGGACATCTGACGCCTGCAGACGTGGCGCTGCTGGAGGAACGCGGACCCGGGCTCCCGACAGATCTTCTCAGCAAGATCACCGCCCCCACACTGTTGATCGAGGGGACCGTCGACACCCTGTTCACGTTGCAGGAGGCCAACGCCAACGCATTGGCGCTGATCGGCAACAACGTCGACACCAAGGTGATCTGGTTCTGTGGCGGCCACGGCCTGTGCACCAACGACCTGTTCAACACCGGCGGTGTGCTGGTCCAGAAGCGCACCCTGGAGTGGCTCGATCACTACGTCAAAGAGGATGCGGCGGTGCAGACCGGCCCGCAGTTCGAGTGGGTTGACCAACGGGGCCAACATCTTTCGTCCGCCTCCTACGATTTGACGCCGAGCGATCCGGTGTTGGTGTCCAGCACCAAGACCCGGACCTTGCCGCTGGTGCCGTTCCTGGGGGCCGGCGGCCTGTTCGGCGTGGTGCCGATCGGATCGTCGCGGGCCATCGATGCGCTGAACTACACGACGCCGGCCGTCACCTCCACCACCTACGTCGTCGGCGCACCGCACCTGAGTTTCACCTATTCCGGCACCGGCAGTGGAGATCACCTCTACGCCCAGCTCGTCGACAACTCCACCGGGCAGGTGCTGGGCAATCAGGTGACCCCGATCAAGGTGACCCTGGACGGCACCGAGCGCGTCGCCGACGTCGACCTCGAGATGGTGGCCCAGACACTCAAACCCGGCCAGAAGGTCACCCTGCAGGTGTTCGGGTCGTCGGCCTCCTACCGCGCGGTCGGAGCGCTGGGCTCGGTCACCGTGTCGAACCTGGAACTGTCACTGCCGACCGTCGACCCGTCTTCCATTACCGTCAACGCGGCCTAGCTGTCGCGCTCCGCCGGTATCTCGTTGCCGGGCAGGCGTTTCAGCGCACGCGCCAACGCCAGCTGGGCGAGGGCGAAGACGCCCAGCGCAGCGCCCACGATGCCGAACGACCCGTAAGCGGTGGCGCCAGCGGTGAACGCACCGCCGACCAGGCTGTCCACCCCAACCGAGGCTGCCGTCCTGCCGAACTCGGATGCGGCGGTGACACCGCCCGCGTGTTCGAGCGGGGTCAGCTCCTGTCGCCAGCGCGTCAGAACCAACCGGGCGCAGACGTTGCTGACGCCGAACAGGAAGACCGCCACCACCATGATCCACAGGTTCACCGGCATCCAGCCGACCGCGAGAAGCAACGTCCCGCCCACTCCCGCGAACATCCACCCGCGCCCGGAGCCGCGGCGCACCGTGACCGCATACAGCAGTGCGCCCGCCACCCCGCCGAGGGCGAAGGCCGATCCGACGTGACCGGCCATGTGCGGTTGGTGCAGAAGGCCTTTGGCGAAGAACGCGCTCAGGTCCTTGCGTAATTCGTAGAGGTGGAACAGCATCAGACCGACGACCACCATCAGCAGGTACCGGTTCTTGAGGATGTACTTCACCCCCGCCCATGCCCCGCCGTGAGCGTGGTTGCGATCTTCGACGGGAATGGCCGGACGCTCAGGGATCAGCAGATAGCATGCCGCCGACAGCGCGAATCCGACCGGAATAACGATGTGCGACACGATTTCGGCTGAGAAGACCATCAGCCCGCTGAGCATGAGTGGCCCGACGACAGCACCGACCTCGAACGCCAACTCATAGCGGGAGTTGATTCTGTCCAGCAGCTGCGGACGATGGCCGGCGAGTTCGAGTGGAATCGTGTGCACGGAGGTGTCGACGTATCCGCGGATCAGCGCTTCGGCGCTGTAACACACCATCACCCACGTCAGGGTCGCCAAGCCGAATGCCATCGCAGCGGGTATGCCGGCCAGCACAACGCCGCGCAGCAGCGTCGACACCGCCAGCACACGCCGCGCCCCGAACCGCTCGGTCGGCCAGCCACCGAGGTAGGTGCCCACCATGTGCAGGGCGGTGCCGAATGCGGAGAAGAACGCGGCGGTGCCCAATGATCCTGACAAGTCGGCGACGAGCAGGGGTTGCGCCAAATGCACTGCGCTGTTGGCAATCTGGGTCAGCAGGACACCGCTGAGCAGCCCACCCAGGCGCGCCGAACTGGCCTCGCCGGACCCGAGATTCACATCAGTGCTTCGGCATGTGCTCGAAGGCACCGTGGCCGACGAACAGGGCCGCGGCCAGCAGTAGCACCGCGACAATCCAGCGGCCATGCACCTTCATGACGCGCTCGTATCCCTCCTTGATCCGGTCGGCGGCACCCGGTCGAACCATCTCGATGACCGTCGGCGTCAGCGCGGGCACTACGGCGATGACCGCGAAAATCACAGCGCCGAGCGCACGTTCGGGGCGGTCACCGATCTGCAGGATCTGATGGCCCGCGGCGATCGCGATCGGAAAGACCTTCGGGTGCAGACCGCACACCGCGAAGCCGGCCATCGCGGCGCGGGTGATCCGTTGATGGTCAGGCAGATCCGCCTTCGGATCAAGCCCCGGGAAACGCGCAGTGAGCCGGGTCCGCAACTTGCCGGGACGGTGCTCGGGCTTGGACACGTCCGTGATCGGCTTGTGTCGGAGTGCACCGGTCGCGCGGCGGATGCCGATCGCCAGCAGCGCGGCCGCGATCAGAAGCCGGACGATAAAACCCGGCCATGAGCC contains the following coding sequences:
- a CDS encoding GAP family protein, with the translated sequence MSTHLAVIATLALALLFSPETLVLGLVVASDKKVPRQATLAFSGGAVVGIAFATGIGVGVAALTGAPASGADHGSWPGFIVRLLIAAALLAIGIRRATGALRHKPITDVSKPEHRPGKLRTRLTARFPGLDPKADLPDHQRITRAAMAGFAVCGLHPKVFPIAIAAGHQILQIGDRPERALGAVIFAVIAVVPALTPTVIEMVRPGAADRIKEGYERVMKVHGRWIVAVLLLAAALFVGHGAFEHMPKH
- a CDS encoding MFS transporter, yielding MNLGSGEASSARLGGLLSGVLLTQIANSAVHLAQPLLVADLSGSLGTAAFFSAFGTALHMVGTYLGGWPTERFGARRVLAVSTLLRGVVLAGIPAAMAFGLATLTWVMVCYSAEALIRGYVDTSVHTIPLELAGHRPQLLDRINSRYELAFEVGAVVGPLMLSGLMVFSAEIVSHIVIPVGFALSAACYLLIPERPAIPVEDRNHAHGGAWAGVKYILKNRYLLMVVVGLMLFHLYELRKDLSAFFAKGLLHQPHMAGHVGSAFALGGVAGALLYAVTVRRGSGRGWMFAGVGGTLLLAVGWMPVNLWIMVVAVFLFGVSNVCARLVLTRWRQELTPLEHAGGVTAASEFGRTAASVGVDSLVGGAFTAGATAYGSFGIVGAALGVFALAQLALARALKRLPGNEIPAERDS
- a CDS encoding CocE/NonD family hydrolase, giving the protein MGAGAFVGRIGGLAVALGIGVAIAAGAGQAAAAPAGGSDSSSASAAGPHSSAQHSGVAKSARKATADSGTAATKANSRATVRSLITPRTTATATATRTVTDDPTAPVDSPVTLVLAAASRREAQATTQTQRTVAAATTTAATADVPAIPTPVVAIPQTAPLAFLQHIPVLGPVLFTPIVAFIHQIPVFGDVLHPLFGYPVHPGASPNAAQPRDVKVVSFDGTQIYVHFMPASGLQEGTQAPTIFYGPGLGMPGQTSIDGSVVDGVLTNALGMPSILALRKAGYNVVTWDPRGEYSSGGQLQIDSPDYEARDVSAIISWVASQPEVKLDGQPSDLDPRMGMVGASYGGGIQLVTAATDHRVDAIVPTIAWNSLTSSLYKAQSFKSGWGTLLSTVLVLTLARTNPKIIPATIYGDLTGHLTPADVALLEERGPGLPTDLLSKITAPTLLIEGTVDTLFTLQEANANALALIGNNVDTKVIWFCGGHGLCTNDLFNTGGVLVQKRTLEWLDHYVKEDAAVQTGPQFEWVDQRGQHLSSASYDLTPSDPVLVSSTKTRTLPLVPFLGAGGLFGVVPIGSSRAIDALNYTTPAVTSTTYVVGAPHLSFTYSGTGSGDHLYAQLVDNSTGQVLGNQVTPIKVTLDGTERVADVDLEMVAQTLKPGQKVTLQVFGSSASYRAVGALGSVTVSNLELSLPTVDPSSITVNAA